From the Mangifera indica cultivar Alphonso chromosome 10, CATAS_Mindica_2.1, whole genome shotgun sequence genome, one window contains:
- the LOC123228402 gene encoding cytochrome c1-2, heme protein, mitochondrial isoform X2 produces the protein MAGGGVIHQLLRRKLQSHSPKFHEDGGSVSMKSLRAFALLGAGVSGFFSFAAVASADEAEHGLACPSYPWPHEGILSSYDHASIRRGHQVYQQVCASCHSMSLISYRDLVGVAYTEEETKAMAAEIEVVDGPNDEGEMFTRPGKLSDRFPQPYANEQAARFANGGAYPPDLSLITKARHNGQNYVFALLTGYCDPPAGVMIREGLHYNPYFPGGAIAMPKMLIDGAVEYEDGTPATESQMGKDVVSFLTWAAEPEMEERKLMGFKWIFVLSLALLQAAYYRRLKWSVLKSRKLVLDVVN, from the exons ATGGCTGGAGGAGGAGTTATCCACCAGCTCCTAAGGAGGAAACTTCAGTCTCACTCTCCT AAATTTCATGAAGATGGTGGATCCGTGAGTATGAAGTCCCTAAGGGCATTTGCACTCCTTGGAGCTGGTGTTTCAGGGTTTTTTAGTTTTGCAGCAGTAGCATCTGCTGATGAAGCTGAACATGGTTTGGCATGTCCGAGCTATCCTTGGCCTCATGAGGGCATTCTTAGTTCATATGACCATGCTTC GATTCGCCGTGGTCACCAGGTTTACCAGCAAGTATGTGCATCTTGCCATTCTATGTCACTAATATCATACCGTGATTTGGTGGGAGTTGCATATACAGAAGAGGAGACAAAGGCAATGGCAGCTGAGATTGAGGTGGTTGATGGACCTAATGATGAGGGTGAGATGTTTACTCGTCCTGGTAAACTCAGTGATCGTTTTCCTCAGCCATATGCCAATGAACAGGCTGCTAGGTTTGCAAATGGAGGGGCATATCCTCCAGATTTGAGTCTTATTACCAAG GCTCGACACAATGGTCAGAATTATGTGTTTGCTCTTTTAACTGGTTACTGTGATCCTCCTGCTGGTGTTATG ATCCGAGAAGGATTGCACTATAATCCTTACTTTCCAGGGGGAGCCATTGCTATGCCTAAAATGCTTATCGATGGTGCTGTTGAGTATGAAGATGGTACCCCTGCAACTGAATCTCAG ATGGGGAAGGATGTTGTGTCATTTTTAACATGGGCAGCAGAACCAGAAATGGAAGAGAGGAAGCTG ATGGGTTTTAAATGGATATTTGTACTATCACTGGCATTACTTCAAGCTGCTTATTACCGGCGCTTGAAGTGGTCAGTCCTCAAGTCCCGCAAACTTGTCCTTGATGTTGTCAATTAG
- the LOC123228402 gene encoding cytochrome c1-2, heme protein, mitochondrial isoform X1, with protein sequence MAGGGVIHQLLRRKLQSHSPGLPALSFFASKKFHEDGGSVSMKSLRAFALLGAGVSGFFSFAAVASADEAEHGLACPSYPWPHEGILSSYDHASIRRGHQVYQQVCASCHSMSLISYRDLVGVAYTEEETKAMAAEIEVVDGPNDEGEMFTRPGKLSDRFPQPYANEQAARFANGGAYPPDLSLITKARHNGQNYVFALLTGYCDPPAGVMIREGLHYNPYFPGGAIAMPKMLIDGAVEYEDGTPATESQMGKDVVSFLTWAAEPEMEERKLMGFKWIFVLSLALLQAAYYRRLKWSVLKSRKLVLDVVN encoded by the exons ATGGCTGGAGGAGGAGTTATCCACCAGCTCCTAAGGAGGAAACTTCAGTCTCACTCTCCT GGGTTACCTGCTTTATCTTTTTTCGCTTCAAAGAAATTTCATGAAGATGGTGGATCCGTGAGTATGAAGTCCCTAAGGGCATTTGCACTCCTTGGAGCTGGTGTTTCAGGGTTTTTTAGTTTTGCAGCAGTAGCATCTGCTGATGAAGCTGAACATGGTTTGGCATGTCCGAGCTATCCTTGGCCTCATGAGGGCATTCTTAGTTCATATGACCATGCTTC GATTCGCCGTGGTCACCAGGTTTACCAGCAAGTATGTGCATCTTGCCATTCTATGTCACTAATATCATACCGTGATTTGGTGGGAGTTGCATATACAGAAGAGGAGACAAAGGCAATGGCAGCTGAGATTGAGGTGGTTGATGGACCTAATGATGAGGGTGAGATGTTTACTCGTCCTGGTAAACTCAGTGATCGTTTTCCTCAGCCATATGCCAATGAACAGGCTGCTAGGTTTGCAAATGGAGGGGCATATCCTCCAGATTTGAGTCTTATTACCAAG GCTCGACACAATGGTCAGAATTATGTGTTTGCTCTTTTAACTGGTTACTGTGATCCTCCTGCTGGTGTTATG ATCCGAGAAGGATTGCACTATAATCCTTACTTTCCAGGGGGAGCCATTGCTATGCCTAAAATGCTTATCGATGGTGCTGTTGAGTATGAAGATGGTACCCCTGCAACTGAATCTCAG ATGGGGAAGGATGTTGTGTCATTTTTAACATGGGCAGCAGAACCAGAAATGGAAGAGAGGAAGCTG ATGGGTTTTAAATGGATATTTGTACTATCACTGGCATTACTTCAAGCTGCTTATTACCGGCGCTTGAAGTGGTCAGTCCTCAAGTCCCGCAAACTTGTCCTTGATGTTGTCAATTAG